The Methanoregula boonei 6A8 genome has a window encoding:
- a CDS encoding ATP-binding protein: MQCSACRREAIVFQPYSGKHLCPVHFTRDLEAKAKRTIRTHGWLRPGDTIAVMLEGDAASAGLLFFLFGLIRNRRDIRLCAITVDPGISGSPVAERARAIAEGHGIPWFTGSLAERYGITLDRLIQDEGQDAAARACRVLTTDLLSEIAESHGVTRCAIATSVDEIAEGFFSDLLTGTPEQTIFSRKSVGRSGIPVIRPFIEIPAAELERYGQLHVPGNFLPAAPCTGTSGFARDANEALNTYNSRHPAARFALANLAGTLSGIASDHPSTCPACGELQSAGGCPACAIREKYRRGTA, encoded by the coding sequence ATGCAGTGCAGCGCATGCCGGCGCGAGGCCATTGTTTTCCAGCCCTATTCGGGAAAACATCTCTGCCCGGTGCATTTTACCCGTGACCTGGAGGCAAAAGCCAAGCGCACCATCCGCACCCACGGCTGGCTGCGCCCGGGAGATACTATCGCGGTAATGCTCGAAGGGGATGCAGCGAGCGCCGGCCTCCTCTTTTTTCTTTTTGGCCTGATCAGGAACCGGCGGGATATCCGGCTTTGCGCGATAACTGTTGACCCCGGAATATCCGGATCCCCGGTCGCAGAGCGGGCCCGGGCGATTGCAGAGGGGCACGGCATTCCCTGGTTTACCGGCTCACTCGCAGAGCGGTACGGAATTACGCTGGACCGCCTCATCCAGGATGAGGGGCAGGATGCGGCGGCCCGTGCCTGCCGGGTGCTTACAACCGATCTCCTCAGTGAGATCGCGGAAAGTCACGGGGTTACCCGGTGCGCCATTGCCACCTCGGTTGACGAGATCGCGGAGGGGTTCTTTTCCGACCTCCTTACGGGTACCCCGGAGCAGACTATCTTTTCCCGAAAGTCCGTGGGGAGATCCGGGATCCCGGTTATCCGGCCATTTATAGAAATTCCGGCAGCGGAACTGGAGCGCTACGGACAGCTGCATGTCCCCGGGAACTTCCTGCCGGCGGCTCCCTGCACCGGCACAAGCGGTTTTGCGCGCGATGCAAACGAAGCTCTCAACACCTACAACAGCCGGCATCCGGCCGCACGGTTCGCACTTGCAAATCTTGCCGGGACCCTTTCCGGGATTGCATCAGATCACCCTTCCACTTGCCCGGCATGCGGTGAACTACAGAGCGCCGGGGGCTGCCCGGCATGTGCCATCCGGGAAAAGTACAGGAGGGGCACTGCATGA
- a CDS encoding COG1361 S-layer family protein gives MRFFAPGAIILVLLAVLCVMPVLAQDKYLGGSPQITAYIAGTNEFSPGEDATITVVIQNSGTADVLFLNQGTLHQADIPTTAKLLTVSLTSGGAPINITTGPQALGDLASPGITSVPFTAKITTDANMGSYTLPLEVQYSYLSNSLANQPASDEVNPEYSPVNVTIPLTVRIQPVVQVTVLDAEASGLAVGTEGYVNLTLKNTGYQDGTKATVQILQHGDSAIYPTDNSVWIGDFPRNGTVTCQYKVSVSDNAQQQTYPVDVEVTYTNSDGNVVTSAIDTVGIPVAGKITFAVVSPPAEVVQGANTVITITYQNTGAITARSAEARLTTYAPLSSDDSLAYLGDIPPGGTVTARYAISADTNAATGTYPLDTEVRYRDQLDNSQVSDTFTANVTVTQKPPTSPLVQAAEIVAAIAIIAAAGYYFFVMRRKQ, from the coding sequence ATGAGATTTTTTGCCCCCGGTGCGATAATTCTCGTACTTTTGGCGGTACTCTGCGTAATGCCGGTGCTTGCCCAGGACAAATATCTCGGTGGCTCTCCGCAGATAACGGCGTATATCGCCGGGACCAACGAGTTTTCGCCCGGTGAGGATGCGACGATCACGGTAGTTATCCAGAACAGCGGGACTGCAGATGTCCTGTTCCTCAACCAGGGAACGCTGCATCAGGCGGATATACCCACGACCGCGAAGTTATTGACGGTATCTCTTACTTCCGGAGGGGCGCCGATCAACATCACGACCGGTCCGCAGGCACTCGGGGATCTTGCGAGTCCCGGGATCACGAGTGTACCGTTCACGGCGAAGATCACCACGGATGCGAACATGGGATCCTACACGCTGCCGCTTGAGGTGCAGTACTCGTATCTCTCGAACAGCCTGGCAAACCAGCCGGCAAGCGACGAGGTCAACCCGGAGTATTCACCGGTAAACGTAACCATTCCGCTCACGGTCCGGATCCAGCCGGTGGTCCAGGTCACGGTACTGGACGCCGAGGCGTCGGGCCTTGCGGTCGGAACGGAAGGCTATGTCAACCTGACCCTCAAAAACACGGGGTACCAGGATGGGACCAAAGCAACCGTGCAGATCCTGCAGCATGGTGACAGCGCCATCTACCCGACCGATAACAGCGTCTGGATCGGCGACTTCCCGCGCAATGGCACGGTCACCTGCCAGTACAAGGTCTCGGTCTCCGACAATGCCCAGCAGCAGACCTATCCGGTCGATGTGGAAGTGACCTATACCAACTCTGACGGTAACGTAGTCACATCCGCGATCGATACCGTGGGTATCCCGGTGGCCGGCAAGATCACCTTTGCCGTGGTCTCTCCCCCGGCAGAGGTAGTCCAGGGTGCAAATACCGTGATCACTATCACCTACCAGAACACCGGTGCGATCACCGCGCGGAGCGCCGAGGCACGGCTCACCACCTATGCCCCGCTCTCAAGCGACGATTCCCTGGCCTATCTCGGCGATATCCCCCCGGGTGGAACCGTGACTGCACGCTATGCCATATCCGCCGATACTAATGCCGCAACCGGGACCTATCCCCTCGATACCGAGGTCAGGTACCGCGATCAGCTCGATAACAGCCAGGTCTCCGATACCTTTACCGCAAACGTTACCGTCACCCAAAAACCTCCCACATCCCCCCTGGTACAGGCTGCTGAAATTGTCGCTGCCATCGCCATTATCGCGGCGGCCGGATATTACTTCTTTGTGATGAGGAGGAAACAATGA
- a CDS encoding serine/threonine-protein kinase RIO2, giving the protein MVVAPERIRSLHKYEKAILTALERSMKRYEWVPLESLEQATGLSESEVNYRLSRLIQWGMVRFNPVPYDGYALVFGGYDTLALMTLVKKGAISALGAKIGEGKESVVHEALGLGPVAIKFHRVGQRSFNTPRLNREYLPETGSCPWLLASRLSAEREYLALNALHPKVSVPLPVAQNRNAVVMAKIEGPSLARCKLSDPAATLDAVLKNVRAAYQLGVIHADLSEFNILMEDDRPVIIDWPQWMETTHPNAAATLERDITNILAFFVRKYKLAYDPGETLRCVTA; this is encoded by the coding sequence ATGGTCGTTGCCCCCGAGCGCATCCGCAGCCTGCACAAGTACGAGAAGGCGATTCTTACCGCCCTCGAACGGTCCATGAAGCGGTATGAGTGGGTGCCGCTCGAAAGCCTGGAGCAGGCAACCGGCCTCTCCGAGTCCGAGGTCAACTACCGGCTCTCGCGGCTGATCCAGTGGGGCATGGTCCGGTTTAACCCCGTGCCCTATGACGGCTACGCGCTCGTTTTTGGCGGATACGATACGCTCGCCCTCATGACCCTGGTAAAAAAAGGAGCCATCTCGGCCCTGGGGGCAAAGATTGGCGAGGGAAAGGAATCGGTGGTGCACGAGGCACTGGGCCTTGGGCCGGTGGCAATCAAGTTCCACCGGGTGGGCCAGCGCTCGTTTAACACGCCCCGGCTCAACCGGGAGTATCTTCCCGAGACCGGCAGCTGCCCTTGGCTCCTTGCTTCCCGGCTATCGGCCGAACGCGAGTACCTGGCTCTTAATGCCCTCCACCCGAAGGTCTCCGTCCCGCTTCCCGTGGCCCAGAACCGGAATGCAGTCGTGATGGCAAAGATCGAGGGCCCGAGCCTTGCCCGGTGCAAACTCTCTGACCCGGCGGCAACGCTGGATGCTGTCCTCAAAAACGTGCGGGCCGCGTACCAGCTTGGGGTGATCCACGCAGACCTCTCGGAGTTCAATATCCTCATGGAGGACGACCGTCCCGTGATCATCGACTGGCCGCAGTGGATGGAGACAACACACCCCAATGCCGCCGCAACCCTTGAACGGGATATCACCAATATCCTTGCCTTCTTTGTGCGGAAGTACAAACTCGCGTATGACCCCGGGGAAACCCTGCGATGCGTGACCGCCTGA
- a CDS encoding NAD+ synthase has translation MAQELGCRMGQVEQMIRYAYWNSKSQGIVVGVSGGVDSALAAAFCCRAIGPEKVLGLSLPASVSNPQDLSDAQELCAMLGMEHRVVLIDPMLAAFKTIPGFVETPYLLGNLMARIRMTVLYYHANRDHRLVCGTSNRSEAMLGYCTKYGDNAADFQPIVHLYKTDVYEMAKEVKIPKAILEKTPSAGLWAGQSDEGEIGLSYAEIDAALKNLEANGWKAGTPSEEKVLSRAQANAHKRLAAPNLLSVP, from the coding sequence ATGGCACAGGAACTCGGGTGCAGGATGGGACAGGTCGAACAGATGATCCGGTACGCGTACTGGAACAGCAAATCCCAGGGGATCGTGGTCGGGGTCTCGGGAGGGGTAGACTCGGCGCTTGCCGCAGCCTTCTGCTGCCGGGCAATCGGCCCTGAGAAGGTGCTGGGTCTCTCTCTTCCTGCATCGGTCAGTAACCCGCAGGATCTTTCTGACGCACAGGAACTCTGCGCCATGCTTGGGATGGAGCACCGGGTGGTACTGATCGATCCTATGCTTGCGGCATTCAAAACGATCCCGGGCTTTGTGGAGACCCCCTACCTGCTCGGGAACCTGATGGCCCGGATCCGGATGACCGTGCTGTATTACCACGCAAACCGGGACCACCGCCTTGTCTGCGGCACTTCCAACCGGAGCGAGGCGATGCTTGGCTACTGCACCAAGTACGGGGACAATGCCGCCGATTTCCAGCCCATTGTCCACCTGTACAAGACCGATGTGTACGAGATGGCAAAAGAGGTGAAGATCCCAAAAGCCATTCTCGAAAAGACTCCTTCGGCAGGGCTCTGGGCCGGCCAAAGCGACGAGGGCGAGATCGGCCTTTCCTATGCCGAGATCGATGCGGCGCTCAAAAACCTTGAGGCAAACGGCTGGAAGGCAGGGACACCCTCTGAGGAAAAAGTGCTCTCTCGGGCACAGGCAAATGCCCACAAGCGCCTTGCTGCCCCTAATCTTTTGTCAGTCCCGTAA
- a CDS encoding dihydrolipoyl dehydrogenase family protein translates to MIVVLGGGPAGRIASIRLASAGKKVTLVEPKGKEQGIGGQCLHFGCMPVCALNDAARIAATTRRFYKRGMIDTLPAFRFGKLMDETYVVQQKISGILDDETRQAGVDVVYGKAGRVDGRQVFIGDEPVDCEAAIIATGSRPNIPAIPGVSLPGVYTPHTLWSLRELPKKIAIIGGSVMAAEFAYIFSEFGSEVTVLARSGFLKNLDRHLRAVAMKELSGVNIQEETEVAGIAGTDLTTGVRYRAAGTERAISADAVLLAAGLVPNSGMVTGIDKGPDGAIIVNDRMQTSVPGIYACGDVAGAPFLTPVARHEGIVAADNILGKERHMDYSRIPQAIYLAHELAFCGSSGEGSASIALPGPAGPGTYWSVQYGDTGLAKLFADPATGEIEGICAAGPSGGTVAAYLAFLMQREISVHEFEDFIEVHPSTDGIYGLAKYASEIFRKRDSS, encoded by the coding sequence ATGATCGTTGTCCTGGGCGGGGGCCCGGCCGGGCGGATAGCCTCGATCCGGCTTGCCTCTGCCGGAAAAAAAGTCACGCTTGTCGAACCCAAAGGAAAAGAGCAGGGGATCGGCGGGCAGTGCCTCCATTTTGGCTGTATGCCGGTCTGTGCCTTAAACGACGCCGCACGCATCGCTGCAACCACGCGCAGGTTTTACAAGCGCGGGATGATCGATACCCTGCCCGCGTTCCGGTTCGGAAAACTGATGGACGAGACGTATGTTGTCCAGCAGAAGATCTCGGGCATTCTTGATGATGAAACCCGGCAGGCCGGCGTGGATGTGGTGTACGGCAAAGCCGGCCGGGTTGACGGACGACAAGTCTTTATCGGCGACGAGCCGGTTGACTGCGAGGCTGCGATCATCGCCACCGGTTCCCGGCCCAACATCCCGGCAATCCCCGGCGTTTCGCTCCCCGGGGTGTACACACCGCACACCCTCTGGAGCCTTCGCGAGCTCCCAAAAAAAATTGCAATCATCGGCGGGAGCGTGATGGCAGCAGAGTTTGCGTACATCTTTTCTGAGTTCGGGAGCGAGGTTACGGTGCTTGCCCGGAGCGGTTTTTTGAAAAACCTGGACCGGCATCTCCGGGCGGTCGCGATGAAAGAATTATCGGGTGTGAATATACAGGAGGAGACCGAAGTTGCCGGGATCGCCGGGACGGACCTGACCACAGGGGTCCGGTACCGGGCTGCCGGAACAGAGAGGGCAATTTCGGCTGATGCCGTGCTGCTCGCAGCTGGCCTGGTGCCAAACTCCGGCATGGTAACGGGGATCGACAAAGGACCGGATGGCGCGATCATCGTCAACGACCGGATGCAGACAAGCGTGCCCGGCATCTATGCCTGCGGGGACGTGGCAGGCGCCCCGTTCCTGACCCCGGTTGCTCGGCACGAGGGCATTGTTGCGGCGGATAATATTCTGGGAAAAGAGCGGCACATGGACTATTCCCGGATCCCGCAGGCAATCTACCTTGCCCATGAGCTCGCCTTCTGCGGTAGCAGTGGCGAGGGGAGCGCCTCGATTGCCCTGCCCGGCCCGGCAGGGCCGGGAACCTACTGGTCGGTGCAATACGGAGATACCGGGCTTGCCAAGCTCTTTGCCGATCCTGCAACGGGTGAGATCGAGGGGATCTGTGCCGCGGGGCCTTCGGGAGGGACCGTTGCCGCCTATCTTGCGTTTCTCATGCAGCGGGAGATCTCCGTGCACGAATTCGAAGATTTTATCGAGGTCCACCCGTCCACGGACGGGATTTATGGTCTTGCCAAATACGCTTCGGAGATTTTCAGGAAGCGGGACTCCTCCTGA
- a CDS encoding glucose-6-phosphate isomerase family protein: MTPGWNGALPAPGIRTVRDMKSVLAEPRCPETGALYFMYRDLARSAPDRCWLAQNRLRYDVTVIPPRDLCGEYVKTKGHYHPADPAGTGYPELYEVTQGEAFFLLQSRTLDDIVLIHAGTGARVAIPPGYGHITINPSPDATLALANLVSTAFESEYGEYETLHGAAYYLMNDGRIVKNRHYPEVPPVRHLTAVKGRDAAGRACTGSLYSLVSNRDALAFLNEPEKYPDVFTGLTKD; the protein is encoded by the coding sequence ATGACCCCCGGGTGGAACGGGGCACTCCCGGCCCCCGGGATACGGACGGTCCGGGACATGAAGAGCGTCCTTGCCGAGCCCCGGTGCCCGGAAACAGGGGCGCTCTATTTCATGTACCGCGATCTTGCCCGGTCAGCCCCTGACCGGTGCTGGCTTGCGCAAAACCGGCTCCGGTACGATGTTACCGTCATCCCCCCGCGTGACCTCTGCGGCGAGTATGTCAAGACCAAGGGGCATTATCACCCGGCTGACCCGGCCGGTACCGGCTACCCGGAGCTGTACGAAGTGACTCAGGGCGAGGCCTTCTTCCTCCTCCAGTCCCGGACACTTGACGATATTGTCCTTATCCATGCCGGGACCGGGGCCCGCGTGGCGATCCCGCCGGGCTACGGCCATATCACCATCAATCCTTCTCCTGATGCAACGCTTGCTCTCGCAAACCTTGTCTCCACCGCGTTTGAAAGCGAGTACGGGGAATACGAGACCCTGCACGGGGCGGCATACTACCTCATGAACGACGGGCGGATCGTAAAAAACCGGCATTATCCGGAAGTTCCCCCGGTCCGGCATCTCACAGCAGTAAAAGGAAGGGACGCAGCCGGCCGGGCATGCACGGGATCGCTCTATTCGCTGGTCAGCAACCGGGATGCACTCGCATTCTTGAACGAGCCGGAAAAATACCCGGACGTTTTTACGGGACTGACAAAAGATTAG
- a CDS encoding DUF460 domain-containing protein → MRDRLSVFGIDIVKGSVRSRSRRPMYALVRLEESEIVSEGTVSMFRLFRLLSEERPDILAVDSIQEIATDQHELFFFLQGLPPQTKLVQVTGGEKKETLGKVAARFNISFDRFDPFAEARTSARVAALGAGAEVIAFENESEVVVSRHRSPGRGGWSQNRYVRKIHGAVQLKGREIEMQLAATGLRYEKKETKAFGGCSRVLFRVFAARGQVPISTYRGADVQVRISGKKLERIRFRPLSGKPRYMIVGIDPGTTTAIAALDLDGNLLHLESSRQMNMSGVIEALYRAGKPLVIASDVQEMPHTVEKIRRAFSAVAYTPNQDTPVETKLALTAGYPYSNVHERDALSAALDASVQYQHKFRNLIKRVPPGHDLDEVRARVIRGQALDQVLVEMHAVAPSAAPAEEAPTAPAGEGGRHDDRVRVLDGMVKRLRTYVDELQEEVKAKEYEIHRLQGRLRTVHDDRTVQLAKDAEVAKRDAIIASLKKRLRREERHGRTLAKRVERIRTYAELSVDGEAQPVKVLDALTREGLRRLTGDTGVHEGDIVYVQRTGGWGKSVVRDLAEAKVRALITPGGGEGDVQMGAAFREAGIPLLTSSETAVQVKGRQGLAPKDRIGPAISRWQEEQAQFVREKESSRIEHMFKEYKSERGKEVKKGGGRNDGRP, encoded by the coding sequence ATGCGTGACCGCCTGAGTGTATTTGGGATCGATATTGTCAAAGGCTCGGTGCGTTCGCGGTCCCGCCGGCCGATGTACGCGCTCGTCAGGCTGGAAGAAAGCGAGATTGTAAGCGAAGGTACGGTCTCAATGTTCCGGCTCTTCCGGCTCCTCTCTGAAGAGCGGCCCGACATCCTTGCCGTTGACAGCATCCAGGAGATCGCGACCGACCAGCACGAACTCTTCTTCTTTTTACAAGGGTTGCCCCCGCAGACAAAGCTCGTGCAGGTGACCGGTGGCGAAAAGAAGGAGACGCTCGGGAAGGTTGCGGCCCGGTTCAACATCAGCTTTGACCGGTTCGACCCCTTTGCCGAGGCCCGCACTTCGGCCCGGGTGGCAGCCCTTGGGGCCGGGGCAGAGGTCATCGCGTTCGAGAACGAAAGTGAAGTCGTAGTAAGCCGGCACCGCTCGCCCGGCCGGGGCGGGTGGAGCCAGAACCGGTACGTGAGAAAGATCCATGGCGCTGTCCAGCTCAAGGGGCGCGAGATCGAGATGCAGCTTGCCGCAACAGGGCTCCGGTACGAGAAGAAGGAGACCAAAGCCTTTGGCGGGTGCAGCCGGGTGCTCTTCCGGGTCTTTGCCGCCCGGGGCCAGGTCCCTATCTCCACGTACCGCGGGGCAGACGTCCAGGTAAGGATCAGCGGGAAAAAGCTCGAACGGATCCGGTTCCGGCCGCTTTCGGGAAAGCCACGGTACATGATCGTGGGTATCGATCCCGGCACCACCACGGCCATTGCGGCACTGGATCTGGATGGCAATCTCCTGCACCTGGAGAGTTCCCGGCAGATGAACATGTCCGGTGTGATCGAGGCCCTGTACCGCGCGGGAAAACCGCTGGTGATCGCTTCTGATGTGCAGGAGATGCCGCACACGGTAGAGAAGATACGGAGGGCGTTCTCGGCAGTGGCGTACACGCCAAACCAGGATACGCCGGTTGAGACAAAACTGGCACTCACGGCCGGTTACCCGTACTCAAATGTCCACGAGCGCGATGCCCTCTCCGCTGCTCTTGATGCAAGCGTGCAGTACCAGCACAAGTTCCGGAACCTCATCAAGAGAGTACCTCCCGGCCACGATCTCGATGAGGTCCGGGCCCGGGTAATCCGGGGCCAGGCGCTCGACCAGGTACTGGTGGAGATGCATGCGGTGGCCCCGTCAGCAGCGCCAGCAGAGGAAGCCCCCACAGCCCCGGCCGGCGAGGGGGGCCGGCACGATGATCGGGTCCGGGTGCTGGACGGGATGGTCAAGCGCCTGCGCACGTACGTTGATGAGCTCCAGGAAGAGGTCAAGGCAAAGGAGTACGAGATCCACCGGCTCCAGGGACGGCTCCGGACCGTGCACGATGACCGGACCGTGCAACTCGCCAAAGATGCCGAAGTGGCAAAAAGGGACGCGATCATCGCAAGCCTCAAAAAAAGGCTGCGCCGGGAGGAGCGGCACGGGCGGACGCTTGCAAAAAGGGTGGAGCGGATCCGGACCTATGCCGAGCTCTCGGTGGATGGTGAGGCGCAGCCGGTAAAAGTGCTCGATGCACTCACCCGCGAGGGCCTGCGTCGGCTTACCGGAGATACCGGGGTGCACGAAGGCGATATCGTGTACGTGCAGCGCACGGGAGGGTGGGGAAAGAGTGTGGTCCGTGACCTTGCCGAAGCAAAAGTCCGGGCCCTGATCACCCCGGGAGGCGGGGAAGGGGACGTGCAGATGGGTGCCGCGTTTCGTGAAGCGGGCATCCCGCTCCTCACCTCTTCAGAGACCGCGGTTCAGGTAAAGGGCAGGCAGGGCCTTGCTCCCAAAGACCGGATCGGGCCGGCCATTTCCCGCTGGCAGGAAGAACAGGCGCAGTTTGTCCGCGAGAAGGAGTCCTCACGGATCGAGCACATGTTCAAGGAGTACAAGAGCGAACGGGGTAAGGAAGTAAAAAAAGGCGGGGGCCGGAACGATGGACGACCGTGA
- a CDS encoding potassium channel family protein — MRSRQNVIWRIVHTSAKMRVLLYFVLFVLLIAILTVTFHGLYPEFEGRSVDWAQSLLFVIETLTTTGSLITYHSDAMILFATVTMLSGVIMLFMVIPLILTPYLVAVLRSGPARRTPHPLYHHTVIVGNGELSRALVESLSLSEKEILIVEEDEKAARDLAQRHLRRAFVIWGEYDDPQTWEQAWIQNADFVILCENERTTASIILGIRGITRARIISIVDKISFDRYLRYAGAEFVLSPKQVTGRILARHAVLNPSGDTASLIPGLDRLTINGEEFPEKNLRLIHIPVMPESKVVGMNLGGVDLPGKYGVAVPFLWKAGRFIPQPDPSETIDATTSLFLFGRADAVRRAVHEELEVDKAQIGHAVIAGFGDVGSSAYAEMIASGIACVVVDAKKYNVNEVLGNAESEEILNEARIGEARFCIVALNDDNVNIFTTLMARNLNPGIRILARANDPAAVEKLYRAGADYVALLPRIGGQTVGRIVLAGTITILIDLPDGEIVALKQVQHSRGLSVGTVAAKSGVRVLGLECPDRVMVLPPATEHLTDGDAVIVTGTTEQLKKFIRLF; from the coding sequence ATGAGATCGCGCCAAAACGTGATCTGGCGAATCGTCCACACCTCGGCAAAGATGCGGGTCCTGCTCTATTTTGTGCTCTTTGTCCTGCTGATCGCAATCCTGACCGTGACCTTCCATGGGTTGTATCCCGAGTTCGAGGGCAGATCTGTTGACTGGGCCCAGTCCCTGCTCTTTGTGATCGAGACCCTCACGACCACCGGGAGCCTGATCACGTACCACTCGGACGCGATGATCCTCTTTGCAACGGTCACGATGCTCTCTGGAGTGATTATGCTTTTCATGGTCATCCCCCTGATCCTCACGCCGTACCTCGTTGCCGTGCTCCGCTCGGGGCCGGCGCGCCGGACACCTCACCCCTTGTACCACCACACCGTTATCGTGGGAAACGGGGAGCTCTCCCGTGCGCTTGTCGAGAGCCTCTCGCTTTCGGAAAAAGAGATCCTGATTGTGGAGGAGGATGAGAAAGCAGCACGCGATCTTGCGCAGCGGCACCTGAGAAGGGCGTTTGTCATCTGGGGAGAATACGACGACCCGCAGACCTGGGAGCAGGCATGGATACAGAACGCAGACTTTGTGATCCTCTGCGAAAACGAGAGGACAACAGCAAGCATCATCCTTGGGATACGCGGGATCACCAGGGCGCGGATCATCTCGATTGTGGACAAGATCTCCTTTGACCGGTACCTGCGCTATGCCGGGGCTGAGTTCGTGCTCTCCCCAAAGCAGGTCACCGGGAGGATCCTTGCCCGGCATGCGGTCCTTAATCCAAGCGGCGACACCGCCTCGCTCATCCCCGGCCTTGACCGGCTCACCATCAACGGCGAGGAGTTCCCGGAGAAAAATCTCCGCCTGATCCATATCCCGGTGATGCCCGAGAGCAAGGTGGTAGGAATGAACCTGGGCGGGGTCGACCTCCCCGGGAAGTACGGCGTCGCGGTCCCCTTCCTCTGGAAGGCGGGCAGGTTTATCCCGCAGCCTGATCCTTCCGAGACGATCGATGCCACGACATCGCTTTTCCTGTTCGGCCGGGCCGACGCGGTACGCCGGGCCGTACACGAGGAACTAGAGGTGGACAAGGCGCAGATCGGCCATGCCGTGATCGCCGGGTTCGGGGACGTAGGGTCATCGGCCTATGCCGAGATGATCGCTTCAGGCATTGCCTGCGTGGTTGTAGACGCAAAGAAGTACAACGTGAACGAGGTTCTCGGGAATGCCGAGAGCGAGGAGATCTTAAACGAGGCCCGGATCGGGGAAGCCCGGTTCTGCATTGTTGCGCTCAACGATGATAACGTCAACATCTTCACCACGCTGATGGCGCGCAACCTCAACCCCGGCATCCGCATCCTTGCCCGGGCAAATGATCCCGCGGCCGTGGAAAAACTCTACCGCGCCGGGGCGGATTACGTTGCACTCCTGCCGCGTATCGGAGGCCAGACCGTGGGGAGGATCGTGCTTGCCGGGACCATCACCATCCTCATCGATCTCCCGGACGGGGAGATCGTGGCGCTCAAACAGGTGCAGCATTCCCGAGGCCTCTCCGTGGGTACTGTTGCTGCAAAGAGCGGCGTACGGGTGCTCGGCCTTGAGTGTCCGGACCGGGTCATGGTCCTGCCTCCCGCAACAGAGCACCTGACGGATGGGGATGCAGTGATCGTTACCGGGACCACCGAACAGTTAAAGAAATTCATCCGCTTATTCTAA
- a CDS encoding DUF128 domain-containing protein — MTGPLKFVNHSIDDYAMQVTYDPAKGTGKVVYNITLVKNEDFEYAVSVLRDAYKTGVSVSGLVRFASSNEKIEDFVVPDGFTAICTVCSLTFDGLLIRRGIPINPIGGGVVEVEDRSPIRFTHIILYEHTTIDPLQVLISQQITSVNDVMRKGSGNILANIREFHMEAEPLVGQVLDELVESSFTGILEVGVPNIPLLGVPGSPQYVSIAAVGGTNPIAAIREGGRFVQTQALKGVMDVEKFVEIRDY; from the coding sequence ATGACCGGGCCACTCAAGTTTGTCAATCACAGCATTGACGACTACGCGATGCAGGTGACCTACGATCCCGCCAAGGGGACCGGCAAGGTCGTTTACAATATAACCCTTGTGAAAAACGAGGACTTCGAGTACGCAGTCTCGGTTCTCAGGGACGCGTACAAGACCGGCGTTTCTGTGAGCGGCCTGGTACGGTTTGCCTCTTCAAACGAGAAGATCGAGGACTTCGTGGTACCTGACGGGTTTACCGCAATCTGCACGGTCTGCAGCCTGACCTTCGACGGCCTGTTGATCCGGCGCGGCATCCCGATTAATCCGATTGGCGGGGGCGTGGTGGAAGTCGAGGACCGTTCGCCCATCCGGTTCACCCACATCATCCTGTACGAGCATACCACCATCGACCCGCTCCAGGTGCTCATCTCCCAGCAGATCACTTCGGTAAACGATGTGATGCGCAAGGGCAGCGGGAACATCCTTGCAAACATCCGGGAGTTCCATATGGAGGCAGAGCCGCTCGTGGGCCAGGTGCTTGACGAGCTTGTGGAGAGCAGCTTTACCGGGATCCTTGAGGTCGGTGTGCCCAATATCCCGCTCCTTGGCGTACCGGGCAGCCCGCAGTACGTCTCCATTGCTGCGGTAGGCGGCACAAACCCGATCGCCGCGATCCGTGAGGGCGGGCGTTTTGTCCAGACCCAGGCGCTCAAAGGTGTCATGGATGTGGAAAAATTCGTGGAGATCCGGGATTACTAA